The segment GTGGCTGTTCGCGCCGTGGATTGGCGGCCGCCGGCCGAAAAAGTGGCGGATGCCGTCGCCGGGGTGGCCGCCGATCCGCGCCGTGCCCGAGCCAATGAGCAGGCACTGGCCGCCATGAAGGCAGCAGGCGCCGTGCTGGCCGACGTCCGGCCGGCGAGTGAGGTGCTCGGCCTCGAACCAGGCACCTTTCTGCACGCGGGGCCACCACTGACCTTCGACCGCGCATCCGGGCCGATGAAGGGTGCGCTGATCGGCGCGATGCTCTTCGAGGGGCTCGCCAGCTCGCCTGAACACGCCGAGGCACAGCTTGTGACGGGAGAGCTGGATTCCGGTAAGCCGATAGTGCTCGACGCCTGCCATCACCACAACACGGTGGGTCCGATGGCTGGGGTAGTCAGCCCGAGCATGTGGATGTTCGAACTTGTCGACCCGGGTTCAGGTCGTAAGGCGTACTGCTCGCTGAACGAGGGGTTGGGCAAGGTGCTGCGCTACGGCGCTTATGGCGGAGAAGTGATCGAACGGCTCAACTGGATGAAAGACATCGTCGGTCCCCTCCTGCAGCAGGCCGTACGGCAGCGGAACTCAACGCCGGCCGGACCTATCGACATCCGCGGTATCACCGCGCAGATGCTGCAGATGGGCGATGAGGGGCACAATCGCAATCGCGCCGGAACCATGATGCTGGTCCGTGAACTGGTTCCCGAGCTGCTCGATCTTGGTGCGAACCCGGCTGACGTTGCCGACGTCGTCCGGTTCTGCAACGTCAACGACCACTTCTACCTCAACCTGGTGATGCCGCAGTGCAAATTGGCGATGGATGCCGGGCGCGATGTGCCCGGTTCGACGATTGTGGTGGCGATGGCCCGCAACGGTACTGACTTCGGCATCCAGGTCTCCGGCACCGGTGACCGATGGTTCACCGGCCCGGCGCAGGTTGCCGAGGGGTTGTTCCTGGGGAATTTTGGCCCGGACGACGCGAATCCAGACATAGGTGATTCCGCGATCACCGAGACGGCCGGAATCGGCGGTTTCGCGATGGCCGCAGCGCCGGCGATCGTTGCCTTCATCGGCGGCGACTCGAATACCGCGGTTGACGCGACCAACAGGATGTATCAGATCACGGCTGACGAGCATCCGGTGCTG is part of the Saxibacter everestensis genome and harbors:
- a CDS encoding DUF1116 domain-containing protein produces the protein MTQPTFVPSVADLLAGPATVVTAGVKVFDEALAQQGVAVRAVDWRPPAEKVADAVAGVAADPRRARANEQALAAMKAAGAVLADVRPASEVLGLEPGTFLHAGPPLTFDRASGPMKGALIGAMLFEGLASSPEHAEAQLVTGELDSGKPIVLDACHHHNTVGPMAGVVSPSMWMFELVDPGSGRKAYCSLNEGLGKVLRYGAYGGEVIERLNWMKDIVGPLLQQAVRQRNSTPAGPIDIRGITAQMLQMGDEGHNRNRAGTMMLVRELVPELLDLGANPADVADVVRFCNVNDHFYLNLVMPQCKLAMDAGRDVPGSTIVVAMARNGTDFGIQVSGTGDRWFTGPAQVAEGLFLGNFGPDDANPDIGDSAITETAGIGGFAMAAAPAIVAFIGGDSNTAVDATNRMYQITADEHPVLQIASMGFRGVPFGIDVLQVVRSQILPQINTGIAGRVAGTGQVGAGLVNPPMQCFTEAIHALAENI